The stretch of DNA CCGTCGCGGAAGCATTTTGCTGCGGCGCCCAGCCGGAGCGAGATCAGCTTCTCGATTACCAGCTCCGCCTTCGCTTCCGCCGCCGTGCGATCCTCTTGGGCGTGAACCGCCTTCAGCATCGCCGCGACGTCGCCTGACTTCGCTCGCGGTACGTCTTTCAGCACGTTGCGATAGAAGTGGACGATGCACCGCTGCCAGGCGGCGTCGGGGAAGAATTCTCCCAGCGCTTCGACCAGGCCGAGGCACTTGTCGCTCGTGATCAGCCGCACCCCTTTCAGTCCCCGTTCTTTCAAGTACCGCAGAAAGGTTCGCCAGCTTTCGGTATCCTCCTTCAGCCCTTCCGCGACCCCTAAAATCTCGCGATGACCATCAGCGCCGACGCCGACCGCCACTAAGATCGCCACGTTCTTCACCTCGCCGCCCCAGCTGCGCTTCAGCCAGATGCCGTCGAGCATCACGTACGGATGTTCGCCTTCCAGCGGCCGATTTCGCCACGCTTCGATCCGCTCGTAAATCTTCTGATTCAGTTCGCTGACGGTGCTTGAGCTGACTCGCGTGCCCCACAAAGCCTCGGTGATGTCTTCGACGCGGCGCACTGACACGCCTGCCAGGTACATCTCGACGAGCGCCTCTTCGACGCTCGATTCCCGCCGCTTGTAGCGTTCGGTAATCTGCGTTTCCAACGGCAAGCTCCGCAGCCGCGGAACCTTCAGCGAGACTTCGCCCGCCTTCGTCTGCAGCTTCCGCGAATACGACCCGGCTCGCGAGTCGACGCGGTCGGGCGAACGCTGGTACCGCTTCGCCTTGCAAACCTGATCCGCTTCGGCGTCGAGCATCTGATTCAACGTCTCCTCGACGGTTGAGCGGACCAGCTCATCAAGATGCCCCCGCACCGCGTCGCCGTCAATCTTAATCTCATCCCGGATCTCTTCGCTGGTCCGTTCTTCTGGTAAATTCGTCATGGTCAGTCCTTGGTTCTGGTGGTGGTTGATGTTGCTAATCAAATCCATACCAGAGCCAGGGCTGGCTTTCAAATGTGCGCAATATTTAGGACGTTATCGAATCCGCCCGCAAGCCAACAAACCGGACCACAGCCCGCACGTTTTTTGATCCCCCATCCCCGTAGGGTCCGCTGTGCGGACCAAGAACCTGCCACATCGGTCATTTGGCAAACAACCCCAACCGGACCGCCACGTTCCAAAATTTCCGAATTGCCAAACACCGCCCGCATCTTCATCAGCGCCATCGGGGCGATCTATTAGCGGCGCCGTTTGTCGGTTCGTATCCTGCGATGGACTGGACCGATGGTTTGCATTTTTTTGCTGGCCGACGTCGATCGGGACTGGACCGCAGTGCACGTTTTTTTTGAG from Blastopirellula retiformator encodes:
- a CDS encoding IS256 family transposase, whose translation is MTNLPEERTSEEIRDEIKIDGDAVRGHLDELVRSTVEETLNQMLDAEADQVCKAKRYQRSPDRVDSRAGSYSRKLQTKAGEVSLKVPRLRSLPLETQITERYKRRESSVEEALVEMYLAGVSVRRVEDITEALWGTRVSSSTVSELNQKIYERIEAWRNRPLEGEHPYVMLDGIWLKRSWGGEVKNVAILVAVGVGADGHREILGVAEGLKEDTESWRTFLRYLKERGLKGVRLITSDKCLGLVEALGEFFPDAAWQRCIVHFYRNVLKDVPRAKSGDVAAMLKAVHAQEDRTAAEAKAELVIEKLISLRLGAAAKCFRDGYQETLAYMAFPREHWTRLRSSNMLERIMKEIRRRTRVVGAFPDGQSALMLVAARLRHIAGTHWGTRRYLDMDRLHELEKREDGKV